In Pan troglodytes isolate AG18354 chromosome 20, NHGRI_mPanTro3-v2.0_pri, whole genome shotgun sequence, the genomic window gtctctctctctccaccaagTGGCCCTTCCTGGGCCCCAAGACCCCTTAAACTCGGTTCCTCCCGGGCCCCTTGAAAGTTTTCCCATAGGTCAGCCTCAGCTTAGTCAGAGGTGTGTGCAATGGGAGTGTCACTCCTATCCCATTCCATTTTGTGGAAAGTTGGAAGCCTTCCACAAAAATTCCtgctgggctgggcacaatggctcacacctgtaatcccagcactttgggaggctgaggcgggcagatggatcacttgaggccaggagttcaagaccagcctggccaacatggtgaaaccccgtctctactaaaaataaaaaatacaaaacccggccaggcatggtggtgggcgcctgtaatcccagttactcaagaggctgaggcaggagaatcgcttgaactgggaggtggagtttgcagtgagcagagattatgccaatgcagttcagcctgggcaacaagagcaacactctgcctcaaaaaagaaaagaaaaaaaaatcgccCGCTGTGCAACCTACCATGCTGGGTGGCTGCGGCAGCCctgtcctgggttcaaatcagttcaaaccctgcccccacccaccaacCTCCTGAAGACCTCAGCCagagcctccacctccctcttGGGCCTCAGGGAGGGCACTGtcgtgtgccaggtgctgtgctaagCACCGTGCTCGTTATGAGTTCATTTGGTCCTTTTCAAGCCCTTTGTAAAGTTTGCCCTTTAcagctggggagactgaggcacagaaccGACAGCTGCCCTGTGCAAAGGCCAGCAGTGCTGGAGTGAGCCTCTGGTGATGATGAGGGGCCTGGGCTGGCATCTTCTTGGGGGGCTCCATAGGCgttaacagaaacaaaaaaatgagggGTGTGGGTCAGGGTTCCCCAGCAGAGCTGGGCGAGCCACCCTGGGTTCAGGCTGCCCTGAGCCAGGTCAGCTCTGCCCTCTTGTGGCAACCGGAGATATTGTACCCAGAACCCTCTCTCCTCAGCCAGACCCTGCCTCCCACCGGACAGGCCCACTGTGGGCTCAGCACCCACACAACTGCACAAGCCCACCTTTCCTGTTCCTTCTCAGGTGGCTCACCCAGAAAGGCGCCCGGCAGAAGAAAATCAACGAGTGGCTGGGGATTAAAAATGAGACTGAGGAGTGAGTGACCGcctggagggaggcagggagggcttcccagaggagggggCCATTTGGGGTGGGTTTCGAAGAATGAGTAGGAGTTCACCAGGGAGGAAAAGTTGTCCAGGCAGCTGGGGAGCCTCGGAGGCTGGCAGGTGAGTGACCAGGGCCCTCCCCGCCGTCCCccgccacccccccccccccaccccagccagtaCGCACTCATGGAGGACGAGGACGATCTCCCGCACCACGAGGAACGCACTTGGTACGTGGGCAAGATCAACCGCACGCAGGCAGAGGAGATGTTGAGCGGCAAGCGGGATGGCACCTTCCTCATCCGCGAGAGCAGCCAGCGGGGCTGCTACGCCTGCTCCGTGGTGTGAGTGGACCGCAGCGGTGGGGATTCCCGCGTCCCTCCCAGAGCTCTCATTGAATGCCTGCCGCGTGCCAGGCCTTGGGACGGAGTCCCTGGTGGGGTCATCCGGGACAGGGGAGCATGCGGCCCTGGAACGGGGAAAGCTTGCCGGGGAGGCCAGCCTTCCGACCCCCCCTCTCGTCTGCCCCCACAGAGTGGACGGCGACACCAAGCACTGCGTCATCTACCGCACGGCCACCGGCTTCGGCTTCGCGGAGCCCTACAACCTGTACGGGTCGCTGAAGGAGCTGGTGCTGCACTACCAGCACGCCTCGCTGGTGCAGCACAACGACGCGCTCACCGTCACCCTGGCGCACCCAGTGCGCGCCCCGGGCCCCGGCCCGCCGCCTGCCGCCCGCTGAGCACCGAGGACCCGCCCCAAGCAGAGCCGCCCCTGGGCCCGTCTGCGCCGGAGGCTGCGGCGGCGGGAGCCACGGACCAGACCAGCCACATCCAGGGGTCCTCATTTCTCCGGCTCTGGCTCTTGTTTGGGGTTCTCtcaccctctttctctttccttccctccgcCATTCTCCagatctccctctgtctccttttctctttcttggccCCTGTCTCTCTCCATGTTGGGGGtcctgcctcccccaccccatatCTACGTGTCCCCCGGGCATTGTCCTCTCCATGGCTCTGGTCACCCTGACCCTCTGCCCTGCCCACCGCAGGTCCCCCGGGGTCCCGGAAGCCCCTTCTGGCTGCAcctgccatgtttacagagggccCCTGGGCTGCGCAGCCCCAGCCTGGGCACCCTGATTTTTAAGCCATAGACCTGGGGTCAGGGCAGGAAGGAACTTCACTCTGCTGCTTCCGAGAACCTCGGCCGTGACATTCGGGGCCGGGCGGGACCCGCCCCACAGACTCCAACTTCCCCTCCAAACCCCGAAGTGAAACCCGCCACCGGGTTACCCCCACAAGGGGGCCGCTGCGAGAAGTTCACCCACCCccgaaaaaataattaaactcgcaggccaggcacggtggctcatgcctgtaatcccagcactttgggaggccaagacgggcggatcttttgaggtcgggagttggaggccagcctggccaaaatggcgaaaccccgcatctactaaaatacaaaaattagccgggcgtggtggcggccgcctgtaatcccagctacttgggaggctgaggcgtgagaatctcttgaacccaggagatggaggttgcagtgagcagagatcgtgccactgcactccagcctgggtaacagagggagactcctccgtctcaaaaaaataaataaacttgtgaGCTGGCCCCAACCCCTCCTAGGAATCACAGCTCCCCGTACTGGTGCCGCCGCAGTGGCCAAGTTGCGACACTGCCCACGGCCCCTCCCTCTGATGCAGATTCAGGGCTTCTCTTCGATCATGTTGGGTTTTGATTCTGTTTTTCCTTGACTGCAAaaccctctttcctctccttttttggGACAAGAGCCCTGGTTTTCTACGCTGCCCTTGGCCACCACACTGCCTGCCCCACGAGCTGGGAGGCAGGTTTTGTACGGTACGTTGTTATTGATATGATATAAAACATCAAACGTCGTGGGTGATTCTGTTGTCAGTGACTGGGCTTCAGTACCACCTCTGCGTGTCGGGGACCCTGGTGTCTACGGGGGTCACAGCAGGTCGGACCCGTGGGTTTAACTCCAAGCCCCTCTGAGACCCGAcaacccctccctcccccagtttAGCTGCTCAAGCCCGGAGAGGTTGAGGCagtgcccaaggtcatacaggaGAGAGATTCGAATCCTGAGCTCCTGACTGCTCAGGGGACCCCAGACCCCATCCAGCCCCTCAAGTGCTTCCAAGCTGCTTCCCCCGCCCACCACCCCCAAATTTGAACCCTATCGCAACCATCAGCTGTGTCCTTGGGAAAGGTGTATCCCCTCCCTGATCCACAGCTTCCTCATTCATTGCCAAGTGGCGTCAAAAGTCAAAACCCTCCCATGCCACAGGGAGGAGTCTCCCGTGTCTTTGATGTTCTCAAGTCGTCGGCACCTCCAGCCAGCATTGGAGGCTCTTCTCTGACCTCTCCTCACCCACTCCCATGCACAGCCCGCCGGGTCCCAGGAGATGCTGAGCAGAAGCCCtgtggggttttttgtgtttctttttaaagagtcaaggtctcactctgtcacccaggctggagtgcagttgtgcgaacACAGCTCGCGACTcacagcctcaagctcctggttcccagcctcaagcagtcctctcatctcagcctttaGAGTCACTGGATTACGggtgtgtgtcaccatgtccagctaattatttttaaatttttttagaaacaagatcttgccgagtgcagtggctcacacctgtaattccagcacttggggaagccgaggcaggcagatcacttgagttcaggagtttgagaccagcctggccaacatggtaaaacctggtctccactaaaaatacaaaaaaaaattagccagacatggtggcgcatgcctgtaatcccagctacttgggaggctgagataggaagatcagatgaacctgggaggtcaacgCTGCaccgagccaagatcgtgccactgtactccagcctgggtgacagagtgagactctgtctcaagaaaaaaaaaaaaaaaaagggtcttgCCCTTttccaggtgggtctcaaactcctggcctctagtgatcctcccacctcagcctccctgagtcgCGTAAGCCTCCACGCGTGGCCTCATGGCGTCTTTGACCTGGACTCCTGTTTACCACCCTCCCCATCACACCCAGAATCCACACCCCCACTGCGACGTCATTGTCCCTTCAGCCCTCCCCAACCCTGGGGCCTCGCTGTCCTTGTCTGTTCTGTACAGCCACCTCTCAAGGCCCAACAAGGCTGAACCTGGGGCAAGTGCAGAAAGAAACCTCCACTCTGACCCAGTCTACTGCTGGGACCTTGGGACAGGACCTGCCTCCCTTAGCCTCAGAGCCCCCTAGCCTTGCCAGGCACTGTCCCTGCCATGTGTCCTGTCTGGAGATAACCCATAAATAACTCCAGCCTAGATTGTGCCTCTCACTGCATAGGTGCTCACAGGAGAAAGGTTGCCATCTTTATGGCCCCAGCTATGCTGAGCTGGGGGTGGAAGAGAATATCCCGTGTGGTCTCTAAAACACTCAACCACTGGCTGTGTGTCCTTGGCAAAATAGCCTTCCCTCTCTGATCAGCCATTTCTTTGTTACCAACTGGAGTCAGTAGCACCTACCCCCAGCCCCAACTGGATGCTTCTGAGGGTTCAATGATAAAATGGGTTGTGGGCCCACTCTATGCCTGGCACCAAGCCAGAGAGCAATACATTGTAGGGTTACATTTATGATTTCTTCCAATAGGGCTGGTGCCTGGTAACTACTGGAAAAATTGTAGCAATTatatttatggttatttcttcaaTCCCACCCGGCATAGGGTAAGCACGAAAGTTGGGGTGGTGAGTCTTGGGGAGCCTTTGCCAAGGGTTTGGTCGTCTGAGGGATGGGCTCGGGGACCGTCCAGCCACTGGGACTTCAGAGAAGTCCCAAACCAGCTCCCAAACCAGCTGCTGTGTGTGTGGCTGGGGTCTTCCCCACAACTAGAGGGGGGCACAGCTGGGGACTCAGGTATATCTTCCAGCTGGGTGTGGGACATTTTCTTCCCTAGGATCCGATGTGTCTTGCCCTGAATGTAAGGCCCGGCAGGGTCGGAATGTCTCAGTTATTCCCCCAACACTCCAGCCTCCATCTGGGCCTTTTTTCCAGGCTATTCTCTCTGCCTTCACTGTTGGGGCCACTGTCCTGTGTAGGCACCAAGGCCTGACCATGCCATCCAGAAGCCCCAGCCTGGGACATCTCTCCCCCACCTGCCTCTGAGCCCTCCATGGTGACTCTTGTTCCCCAAACCTTATCCTTCTCCCCATTACACAGAAGGGAAAGCTGAGGCTCTGTCACTCAAATCCAAAGCCAGGTGGACTCCAAGCCACCCCACCCCTATCCCAGACAGCACAGGCTGCCTCTCTCCCCCATGGGCGTCCCTTGAAGGCCagtttgccccccaccccccacaagcCTTGAACGATGAAAAGAAGGAAGGCCAGTTCTCTTCACCCCAAGCCAGAAGTGGGGCTGGGCGGGTACCCTAGAGAAATGACACGCCACTCCCTGCGCCAGCTTCTGCTTTCCGGCGTGGCTGTGGTCAAGCCTGAGTCAGTCCCACGGGATCACGGTGAGGGGTCTGGAGCGtcggggtcaggagtttgaggggGGAAGGGTTGAGGGGCAGGATGTGGGGGTTGGGTGTGAGGGAGGTCACGGGCGAGACTGGAGGGAGGGGACCTGGCCACACAGGCCTTGCCCACTCGGGGGGCTGAATATTTCAGTTACTCCCCCAACACCCCGGCCTCCATCCCATCCCCAGCCTCCATCCGACGTCACCCCTGTTAGGTCACAGGCCCACTCTGAGAGTGGGTCTCGGGCCTCAAGTCCCCTAGCCGCCCCTAGAAGGTCTAGAGGTGCGTGGAGACACCACCGTTCCTCTCagcctctctgtgtctgtctcaaAAGGCCCTACCTCACCTCCCCTAAAGGTAGTCTTGCGCCAGGGCTCACGTGCCTGGGCAGGGCTGATTGCCAAGGGGCCCAATGGCCTCGTGACTGGGGACCCAGCacctggcaggggtgggggtgggacacTCAGAGGAAggagtggaggagggagagacGCTGGCCCAGGACCCGAGGGGCGTGGGCATCGGGAGGCGGGCCCGGGTTAGGGGCGGGACCGCCGCCTGGTTAAAGGCGCTTATTTCCCAGGCAGCCGCTGCAGCCGCCACACCTTTGCCCCTGCTGCGATGACCCTGTCGCCACTTCTGCTGTTCCTGCcaccgctgctgctgctgctggacgTCCCCACGGCGGCGGTGCAGGCGTCCCCTCTGCAAGCGTTAGACTTCTTTGGGAATGGGCCACCAGTTAACTACAAGGTAGGGACGGCGACAGGACGGGCAGGCTGGAGGGAACAGGCGTCCTGTCGGGGCACGCGGCTCCTTCTTTCTCCCCAGACTTCACAGAGGAAGACCAGGGCCCCGAGGGGACGCTGTCCCTGCCGGGTTCCTGGAAAAACCCTGTTCAGTTCCCGGCGCTGCGGCCACACTCCCTCCGTGCCGTTTCGCTTTCGCATCCCGCATCTGAGAGGCGCAGCTGCCTCCACCCGCCTAGTCCCGCCCAAGGGTTCAATGAGCGCCTACTGTGTACTTTTGGGGCAGGAGCTGGGGTCTCCTTTTGTGGCCCAGGGCACAAGTTCAGCAGCTGGCCAAGGGCCGCCGGCATGCATTCTTGCTGCTACCCTTGATGCATTCATTCCAGCCAGGGCAGGGCTCGCGTGTCTTTGGGACCTATTAGGCAGATGCCCTAGAGGCTGAGCGACTTGCTCACCGCTCCAGCGACATGGGCCACCCGCCACCCCTCAGCTGAAGCCGGAAGTCAGCACCTATTAGGTGCCGCCTCTATTCAGTCGGACTTGGAAAGGGTTCACGTGGATCCCTTGCTCAGCTCAGAGGCAAGGTCTCCAGGTGAAGTGACAAGAAATGAGCATGGGCCAAGGCCggaggcggtggctcatgcctgtaatcccaacactttggaaggctgaggcaggcagatcacgaggtcaggagttcgagaccattctggcccacatggagaaaccctgtctctactaaaaatacaaaaattagctgggtgtggtggcatgtgcctataatcccagctactcaggaggctgaggcaggacaattgcttgaaccagggagtcgggtgttgcagtgagccgagatcgtgccacagcacacCAGCCtagcgacagtgagactccatctcaaaaaaaaaaaaaaagtctcaaagtCAAGATTCCACCTGGCAAGTTCTGGAAGGCGTGCAAGATGAATTGCCTATCACAGCCCCCTTTCTACAAGACTACCAAGTGGGGTTCAGAGAAGTGGGGAACTGCCCAGGGCTACACCTGCCTCCCACGCCTTCCTAATCCACAGACAGGCAATCTATACCTGCGGGGGCCCCTGAAGAAGTCCAATGCACCGCTTGTCAATGTGACCCTCTACTATGAAGCACTGTGCGGTGGCTGCCGAGCCTTCCTGATCCGGGAGCTCTTCCCAACATGGCTGTTGGTCATGGAGATCCTCAATGTCACGCTGGTGCCCTACGGAAACGCACAGGTGTGTGGgcgctggggaaactgaggcacgtgGGCAGGGGAGCAGGGGACCCAGCCTACCAGCAGGCTCTCACCCTGCTGCCTTGCAGGAACAAAATGTCAGCGGCAGGTGGGAGTTCAAGTGCCAGCATG contains:
- the PIK3R2 gene encoding phosphatidylinositol 3-kinase regulatory subunit beta isoform X2 — protein: MKRTAIEAFNETIKIFEEQGQTQEKCSKEYLERFRREGNEKEMQRILLNSERLKSRIAEIHESRTKLEQQLRAQASDNREIDKRMNSLKPDLMQLRKIRDQYLVWLTQKGARQKKINEWLGIKNETEDQYALMEDEDDLPHHEERTWYVGKINRTQAEEMLSGKRDGTFLIRESSQRGCYACSVVVDGDTKHCVIYRTATGFGFAEPYNLYGSLKELVLHYQHASLVQHNDALTVTLAHPVRAPGPGPPPAAR